A DNA window from Brenneria izadpanahii contains the following coding sequences:
- a CDS encoding methyl-accepting chemotaxis protein, with protein MGLKNISIRAGLLTLLLLTTLLLLIVSGMGILAIKKDKEALLSLNKIQGTELSSLMSGYNLTLRARASAALAVRKIESGLLDDGAKETSSVENNLLQSQKEIDLVMASVEPDTQRHALAQEVQKTYQIYLEQGMKPMLSSLQKQYTDEYYDVLEKQLGPLSDAFDKSIRDFRLYAQQLSEQRLALSERNERLMLLLIAISCLLSVTLVGLAWLALRHMLLKPLDHAIEQLERVATGDLTCRVMLGGNNELGRLNDAIGRMQGALLDAVRQVRDASTQIDRGSRELFEENSRLSQRTEESAASLEQTAASMEQLSATVKNNAEHAEQAHQLANNVADISGLSSESVCYVIEKMQEIDASAKRINDILGVIDGIAFQTNILALNASVEAARAGEQGRGFAVVAGEVRNLAQHSGQAAKEIRTLITDSKTRISEGLELASQAGETMDEMDGAIMRITQLMKNISNATQEQYRGIEQVNIAFTQIDKAAQQNTQLVKSFSVTTQSLEEQSQQLIRSMSLFQV; from the coding sequence ATGGGACTGAAAAATATCTCTATTCGCGCTGGATTGTTGACATTATTACTCTTAACCACCCTATTACTGCTTATTGTTAGCGGTATGGGCATTCTGGCAATTAAAAAAGATAAAGAGGCGCTTCTGTCGCTGAATAAAATTCAGGGAACAGAACTGAGCAGCCTGATGAGCGGCTATAACCTGACGCTGAGAGCCAGGGCATCGGCTGCGCTGGCCGTCCGAAAAATTGAAAGCGGGCTGCTTGACGACGGGGCGAAAGAAACAAGCTCGGTGGAAAATAACCTGCTTCAATCCCAGAAAGAGATCGATCTGGTGATGGCGTCTGTCGAGCCGGATACCCAAAGACACGCGCTGGCGCAGGAAGTACAGAAAACCTATCAGATCTATCTTGAGCAGGGCATGAAGCCGATGCTCAGTTCACTGCAAAAACAGTATACCGACGAGTATTACGACGTCCTGGAAAAACAGCTTGGACCGCTAAGCGACGCCTTTGATAAATCCATCCGGGATTTTCGCCTCTACGCCCAGCAACTCTCTGAACAGCGGCTGGCGTTATCCGAGCGCAATGAACGGCTAATGCTGCTGCTCATCGCTATTTCCTGCCTGCTATCGGTCACGCTGGTCGGCCTTGCCTGGCTTGCGTTGCGACACATGCTGTTAAAACCGCTGGATCATGCGATTGAACAACTGGAGCGCGTGGCGACGGGCGATCTGACCTGCCGTGTGATGCTGGGGGGAAATAACGAACTGGGACGATTGAACGATGCGATCGGCCGCATGCAGGGAGCGCTGCTGGATGCCGTCAGACAGGTGCGTGACGCCAGTACCCAGATCGATCGCGGCAGCCGCGAACTTTTTGAAGAAAATAGCCGTCTTTCCCAGCGAACCGAAGAGTCCGCCGCCTCGCTGGAGCAAACGGCGGCCAGTATGGAGCAGCTGAGCGCAACGGTGAAAAATAATGCCGAACATGCGGAACAGGCGCATCAACTGGCCAATAACGTGGCCGACATCAGCGGCCTGAGCAGCGAATCGGTCTGTTATGTCATTGAGAAAATGCAGGAGATTGACGCCAGCGCCAAACGGATTAACGACATTCTCGGCGTGATTGACGGCATCGCCTTCCAGACCAACATTCTGGCGCTGAACGCCTCGGTAGAAGCCGCCCGCGCGGGCGAACAAGGGCGGGGATTCGCCGTCGTCGCCGGAGAGGTTCGCAATCTGGCGCAGCACAGCGGGCAAGCGGCCAAAGAGATCCGCACCCTGATCACCGATTCGAAAACGCGCATTTCCGAAGGGCTGGAACTGGCTTCACAGGCCGGCGAAACCATGGACGAAATGGATGGCGCGATCATGCGCATCACCCAACTGATGAAAAATATCTCCAACGCCACGCAGGAGCAGTACCGAGGCATCGAGCAGGTCAATATCGCCTTCACGCAAATCGATAAGGCGGCGCAGCAAAACACCCAGTTGGTAAAATCGTTCTCCGTCACCACCCAATCGCTGGAAGAACAGTCACAGCAGTTGATCCGTTCAATGTCGTTGTTTCAAGTGTAG